A genomic region of Gemmata massiliana contains the following coding sequences:
- a CDS encoding patatin-like phospholipase family protein, with protein MVTLRYCAGSRTVFAGSLIALAVLVGCQTPRPAERARAKAHRVLASEDGPPIVPPGAVLASPADLIVGMRKPQHVLALSSGGLYGAYSAGVLDGWTRTGTRPEFDVVTGTSTGALIAPFAFLGSEYDAQAVKLYTGVRTSDIFHMRAWVTIPFRDALATSEPLQRLIESQITPALLDRIAEEHRKGRRLYVGTTDLRTRRAVIWDMGAIACRPRPEGGTLFRDVLLASASIPGVLPPVPFRIAVDGQRETEYHADGGVTAPLFMPPGVFELARLGPNTDPMQTRANFYAIVSGRLYPEEGPVRRRILPVLGASTGAMLFAHCRAELANTYWQSQLAGMRYHMIALRQDTEIQVDTAVSFDRKVMTQLYQEGLNDGQSGPSWMYIPPALSPCDGNYARGGLRLRTMPPMQPPAP; from the coding sequence ATGGTCACGTTGCGCTATTGCGCCGGCAGCCGGACGGTGTTCGCGGGGTCGCTCATTGCCCTGGCAGTCCTGGTCGGGTGCCAAACGCCCCGACCGGCGGAACGCGCGCGCGCCAAAGCGCACCGGGTACTCGCGTCGGAAGACGGTCCGCCCATTGTGCCGCCCGGTGCGGTGCTCGCGTCCCCGGCGGACCTCATTGTCGGGATGCGCAAGCCGCAACACGTGCTCGCACTATCGAGCGGCGGTTTGTACGGCGCGTACTCGGCCGGGGTGCTCGACGGGTGGACGCGCACCGGCACGCGCCCCGAGTTCGACGTGGTGACCGGCACGAGTACCGGCGCGCTGATCGCCCCGTTCGCGTTCCTGGGGAGCGAGTACGACGCCCAGGCGGTGAAGCTCTACACGGGCGTGCGCACCTCGGACATCTTCCACATGCGGGCCTGGGTGACGATCCCGTTCCGCGACGCGCTCGCAACCTCGGAACCGCTCCAGAGGCTCATCGAATCGCAAATCACCCCGGCACTGTTGGACCGCATCGCGGAGGAGCACCGCAAGGGCCGGCGCCTCTACGTGGGTACCACCGACCTGCGCACCCGGCGCGCGGTGATCTGGGACATGGGGGCGATCGCGTGCCGCCCGCGCCCCGAGGGGGGCACGCTGTTCCGGGACGTGTTGCTCGCGTCGGCGTCGATCCCCGGCGTACTCCCCCCCGTGCCCTTCCGCATCGCGGTCGACGGGCAACGTGAAACCGAGTACCACGCCGACGGCGGGGTCACCGCCCCGCTGTTCATGCCCCCGGGTGTGTTCGAGCTGGCGCGGCTCGGACCCAATACGGACCCCATGCAGACGCGAGCCAACTTCTACGCGATCGTGTCCGGCCGGCTGTACCCGGAAGAAGGCCCCGTGCGCCGGCGCATCCTGCCCGTGCTCGGCGCGAGTACGGGGGCGATGCTGTTCGCCCACTGCCGCGCGGAACTGGCGAACACGTACTGGCAGTCGCAACTCGCGGGGATGCGGTACCACATGATCGCGCTCCGGCAGGACACCGAAATCCAGGTCGATACCGCCGTCAGCTTCGATCGCAAAGTGATGACGCAACTGTACCAGGAGGGGCTGAACGACGGGCAGTCCGGGCCGAGCTGGATGTACATTCCGCCGGCCCTCAGCCCGTGCGACGGCAACTACGCACGCGGCGGCCTCCGGCTCCGCACCATGCCGCCCATGCAGCCACCGGCTCCGTGA
- a CDS encoding superinfection immunity protein, with product MKVIHCPGCSILIRMSAETAATDPICPRCESPLILTLLPPTSTRPAPPPPREVEYRPAPEPDPEPEPEPEPDEYYIPRRRRKKGPPWVAIIAISVLAFAAFGGLIAVMVKAQNPPVKVVKKKDEKSAPSTRTERPVREERQDRDNIRDAVTDTSEDVGRLIKGLIALCILLPIYFAPTAIALFRRHNNLAPIIIVNTFLGGFLGIGWVVALAWSLSDMKPMRTERPV from the coding sequence GTGAAGGTCATCCACTGCCCAGGGTGCTCAATCCTGATCCGAATGTCGGCGGAAACGGCCGCTACGGACCCAATTTGCCCCCGCTGTGAATCGCCGCTGATCCTCACTTTGCTGCCCCCTACATCGACCCGGCCGGCTCCCCCGCCACCGCGGGAAGTCGAGTACCGGCCCGCTCCGGAACCAGATCCTGAGCCGGAACCCGAACCCGAACCGGACGAATACTACATCCCCCGGAGACGACGTAAAAAGGGCCCGCCTTGGGTCGCGATCATCGCGATTTCCGTGTTGGCGTTCGCTGCGTTCGGTGGGCTTATTGCGGTGATGGTGAAAGCCCAAAATCCGCCGGTGAAGGTAGTCAAGAAGAAGGACGAGAAGAGCGCGCCGTCAACCCGAACCGAGCGTCCAGTTCGTGAAGAGCGACAGGATCGTGACAACATAAGAGATGCGGTGACCGACACGAGCGAAGACGTTGGGCGATTAATCAAAGGACTAATTGCGCTCTGCATCCTCCTGCCAATCTATTTTGCTCCAACGGCTATCGCCTTGTTCCGTCGGCACAACAACCTCGCGCCTATCATCATTGTGAATACCTTTCTTGGGGGATTTTTGGGCATTGGCTGGGTCGTGGCCTTGGCGTGGAGCCTATCCGACATGAAGCCGATGCGGACCGAACGACCCGTTTAA
- a CDS encoding sialidase family protein, whose translation MIRFALVLVLAVFSVPVFAAEPEKIDLFEADRGGYKQYRIPGTVVTKSGVVLAYCEARKSTRGDWGAIDILLRRSADGGKTWDEPKKIADVPGPKEKNPVALAQKLANKDDVTYNNPVMIADKSGAVHLLFCLEYMRCFYARSDDDGKTWTAPTEITASAFDPIKKGYDWKVLATGPGHGIQLKSGRLLCPVWLSLGTGGHAHRPSVVTTIFSDDAGKTWKPGEIAVPHTAEYVNPNESCIAELSDGTVVLNARSESKNNRRLVTQSADGATKWSTPAFDEALAEPVCMGSMLAIPGKKPLLLFSNPDNLEKTGAKAPPAPGSGRDRKNLTVRLSEDEGKTWVAKRSVESGFSAYSDLAATKDGPVLLFYERAGEKGANYGRLTLARFGTEWIREK comes from the coding sequence GTGATTCGTTTCGCTCTTGTGCTCGTATTGGCCGTGTTTTCTGTACCTGTGTTTGCTGCCGAACCGGAGAAGATCGACCTCTTTGAAGCGGACCGCGGCGGGTACAAACAGTACCGCATTCCGGGGACCGTAGTCACCAAATCGGGTGTGGTGCTGGCGTACTGCGAGGCGCGCAAAAGCACCCGTGGGGATTGGGGCGCGATCGATATTCTACTCCGCCGAAGTGCTGATGGGGGAAAGACCTGGGACGAGCCGAAGAAGATCGCGGACGTGCCCGGACCGAAGGAGAAGAACCCGGTTGCGCTCGCGCAGAAGCTCGCGAACAAGGACGACGTGACGTACAACAACCCTGTCATGATCGCGGACAAATCGGGGGCGGTTCACCTGCTCTTTTGCCTCGAATACATGCGGTGCTTTTACGCTCGATCCGATGACGACGGCAAGACTTGGACCGCGCCCACTGAGATTACCGCGAGTGCCTTCGATCCCATCAAGAAGGGCTACGACTGGAAGGTGCTCGCCACCGGTCCCGGTCACGGGATTCAGCTCAAAAGCGGTCGGTTGCTTTGTCCCGTGTGGCTCTCGCTCGGCACCGGTGGTCACGCACACCGCCCGAGTGTTGTGACGACCATTTTCAGCGACGATGCGGGGAAAACCTGGAAGCCCGGCGAGATCGCAGTTCCGCACACGGCGGAGTACGTGAACCCCAATGAGTCGTGTATCGCGGAGCTGTCCGACGGCACCGTTGTGCTGAACGCGCGCAGCGAATCGAAGAACAATCGCCGGCTCGTCACTCAGAGCGCGGATGGTGCGACGAAGTGGAGCACGCCCGCGTTCGATGAGGCGCTCGCGGAACCCGTCTGCATGGGCAGTATGCTTGCAATTCCAGGCAAGAAGCCGCTGTTGCTCTTTAGCAACCCCGACAATCTGGAGAAAACCGGCGCAAAAGCTCCTCCCGCTCCGGGGAGCGGACGCGATCGCAAAAATCTGACTGTGCGTTTAAGTGAAGACGAGGGCAAGACTTGGGTCGCGAAACGCAGCGTGGAGAGTGGCTTCAGCGCTTACTCGGATCTGGCAGCCACAAAAGACGGTCCCGTCTTGCTCTTCTACGAACGAGCCGGCGAAAAGGGTGCGAACTACGGACGGCTCACTCTGGCGCGATTCGGAACGGAGTGGATCAGAGAGAAGTGA
- a CDS encoding S1 family peptidase, which yields MRSRLFPRPTASRALLAAVLVAFASTAPAPAQQPRTEAPREPKYIDDDEVYKRLYDKLEELAKADKLLAHDKLVDRMKTGPAKVATAKSGDKVLAPEDVYKSAVRSVFIVGSVYPDKDGNWESGTYATAWVAAADGVLVTNWHVFEDLKPGEMFGVSDRDGNVYPLTDFLGGNKTADVAVFRIEAKGLTPLPIASGHADVGAWVGVISHPGDLFYLYTQGTITRYSTNTNEDGKTEKWMGITAEYASGSSGAPVLNKYGAVVGMAALTLSLDAGDDGKNPARRIRAMKMPKKGASRADDKKDDKPKDPAKPDPNPKGSTLQMVVKMVVPGPTVLKWLGKQE from the coding sequence ATGCGATCACGTCTCTTTCCCCGACCCACCGCGAGCCGGGCGCTCCTGGCCGCGGTGCTCGTTGCGTTTGCGTCCACGGCGCCCGCGCCGGCCCAGCAGCCGCGCACGGAAGCCCCACGGGAGCCGAAGTACATCGACGACGACGAAGTGTACAAGCGCTTGTACGACAAGCTCGAAGAGCTCGCAAAGGCCGACAAACTGCTGGCGCACGACAAGCTCGTCGACCGAATGAAAACTGGCCCCGCGAAGGTCGCGACCGCCAAGTCCGGCGACAAGGTTTTGGCACCAGAAGACGTGTACAAGTCCGCGGTTCGTAGCGTGTTCATCGTCGGAAGCGTGTACCCGGACAAGGACGGGAACTGGGAAAGCGGCACTTACGCGACCGCGTGGGTCGCCGCGGCCGACGGCGTGCTAGTCACCAACTGGCACGTGTTCGAGGATCTGAAGCCGGGCGAAATGTTCGGCGTCTCCGACCGGGACGGAAACGTGTACCCGCTCACCGATTTCCTCGGGGGCAACAAAACGGCCGACGTTGCAGTGTTCCGCATCGAAGCAAAAGGGCTCACCCCGCTCCCCATAGCGTCGGGACACGCGGATGTCGGTGCGTGGGTCGGAGTCATCAGTCACCCCGGCGATCTGTTCTATCTGTATACACAAGGCACTATTACGCGGTACAGCACGAACACCAATGAGGACGGCAAAACCGAAAAGTGGATGGGCATCACCGCGGAGTACGCGAGCGGGTCGAGCGGCGCTCCGGTACTGAACAAGTACGGCGCGGTAGTCGGCATGGCGGCCCTCACCCTCAGCCTCGACGCGGGCGACGACGGCAAGAACCCCGCGCGCCGCATTCGCGCGATGAAAATGCCGAAAAAGGGCGCGTCGCGTGCCGACGACAAGAAGGACGACAAGCCCAAAGACCCCGCAAAACCCGACCCGAACCCGAAGGGGTCGACCCTCCAAATGGTGGTGAAGATGGTCGTTCCCGGCCCCACAGTCCTCAAGTGGCTCGGCAAGCAAGAGTGA
- a CDS encoding homospermidine biosynthesis protein, translating to MHPHKPHYDRHAGTDANKAFLHKISRERIDPAGVAGGTSAADLIDGAFLSYNGGRLREGCQLYVRKMLANNGTIGLALSGALTPAGLGMSCLVPLVEAGFIDWIVSTGANLYHDTHYALGMDLYQAGPSLPDLELRENQVIRIYDIVFDYENLLGTDKFFRTLCRGEAFQQTMGTAEFHNLVGKYLAEREDQTGHRGKNLLAAAYRHGVPIFTSSPGDSSIGMNLAALMLEGSKLRIDPLRDVNQSAAIVWDAKASGGNSSVLILGGGSPKNFMLQTEPQIQEVLGLLEAGHDYFLQFTDARPDTGGLSGATPSEAMTWGKVDPDKLPDSVTCYVDSTIALPLLTAYALTRTEKRVPKRLFDKFPELTRRLEEGYAQTVAKREE from the coding sequence ATGCACCCACACAAGCCGCACTACGACCGCCACGCCGGGACCGACGCGAACAAGGCGTTTCTGCACAAGATCAGCCGGGAGCGGATCGACCCGGCGGGCGTCGCGGGCGGCACGAGCGCGGCCGATCTCATCGACGGCGCGTTCCTGTCTTACAACGGCGGCCGGCTGCGTGAAGGCTGCCAGTTGTACGTGCGGAAGATGCTCGCGAACAACGGCACCATCGGCCTCGCACTCTCGGGCGCCCTCACGCCGGCCGGATTGGGGATGTCGTGCCTGGTGCCACTCGTGGAAGCCGGGTTCATCGACTGGATCGTTTCGACCGGCGCGAACCTGTACCACGACACGCACTACGCGCTCGGCATGGACCTGTACCAGGCCGGACCGAGCCTGCCGGACCTCGAACTGCGTGAAAACCAGGTCATCCGCATTTACGACATCGTCTTCGACTACGAGAACCTGCTCGGGACGGACAAATTCTTCCGCACCCTCTGTCGCGGAGAAGCGTTCCAGCAGACAATGGGGACGGCCGAGTTCCACAACCTCGTGGGCAAGTATCTCGCGGAGCGCGAGGACCAGACCGGGCACCGCGGGAAGAACTTGCTGGCCGCCGCGTACCGCCACGGGGTGCCGATCTTCACCAGTTCGCCCGGCGACAGTTCGATCGGCATGAATCTCGCTGCCCTCATGCTCGAAGGCAGCAAGCTCCGAATCGACCCGCTCCGCGACGTGAACCAGTCGGCCGCGATCGTGTGGGACGCAAAAGCATCGGGCGGAAACAGTTCGGTACTGATCCTCGGGGGCGGAAGTCCGAAAAACTTCATGCTCCAAACGGAGCCGCAAATTCAGGAAGTGCTCGGGCTGCTCGAAGCCGGGCACGATTACTTCCTACAGTTCACCGACGCGCGCCCCGACACCGGCGGGTTGAGTGGCGCGACGCCCAGCGAAGCGATGACTTGGGGCAAGGTCGACCCCGACAAACTGCCGGACTCGGTCACGTGTTACGTCGATTCGACGATCGCACTCCCTCTCCTGACCGCGTATGCGCTCACTCGCACCGAGAAGCGCGTGCCGAAGCGCCTGTTCGACAAGTTCCCGGAGTTGACCCGCCGACTCGAAGAAGGGTACGCTCAGACGGTTGCCAAGCGCGAGGAGTGA
- the mobA gene encoding molybdenum cofactor guanylyltransferase, giving the protein MKIGGIVLCGGKSSRMGRPKAWLPFCGEFMLQRAVRVLSEVVEPIVVVAARNQDVPPLPSEVAIVRDEIDEKGPLAGLAAGLAALAGQCDAVYLSACDVPFLKPEFVRRVISFLGEAISEKPPPPSPLPEGKGEQARDPAGFGTRFADNSFSPFPSGRGDGGGGSAPKAPIPSGQAGWWIATAVPRVGGFLHPLAAVYRIEVVPAVRAMLAAGQLRATDLFDRVPTRVIEPEELTDADPELASLRNLNSPEDYEAALRLLPTGAEERP; this is encoded by the coding sequence ATGAAGATCGGCGGAATCGTGCTGTGCGGCGGAAAATCGTCACGAATGGGTCGGCCGAAGGCGTGGCTCCCGTTCTGCGGCGAATTCATGCTCCAGCGCGCGGTTCGCGTTCTGAGCGAAGTCGTTGAGCCAATTGTCGTGGTTGCGGCGCGGAACCAGGACGTGCCCCCGCTGCCATCTGAAGTCGCCATTGTGCGTGATGAGATCGACGAAAAAGGCCCGCTCGCAGGTTTAGCCGCGGGGTTAGCCGCACTCGCGGGGCAGTGCGACGCGGTGTACCTGTCCGCGTGCGACGTGCCGTTTCTGAAGCCGGAATTCGTGCGCCGGGTGATTTCGTTCTTGGGGGAGGCAATCTCAGAAAAACCTCCCCCCCCGTCCCCCCTCCCTGAAGGGAAGGGGGAGCAGGCGCGCGATCCCGCTGGGTTTGGGACAAGGTTTGCCGACAATTCTTTCTCCCCCTTCCCTTCAGGGAGGGGGGACGGGGGGGGAGGTTCTGCCCCAAAAGCTCCCATCCCTTCAGGGCAAGCGGGCTGGTGGATAGCTACCGCCGTTCCTCGTGTCGGCGGGTTCCTTCACCCGCTGGCCGCGGTGTACCGCATCGAAGTTGTGCCTGCCGTGCGTGCGATGCTTGCGGCGGGGCAACTGCGTGCGACGGACCTCTTCGACCGCGTTCCGACGCGCGTAATCGAGCCCGAAGAGTTGACCGACGCGGACCCCGAACTGGCGTCACTCCGTAATCTGAATTCGCCGGAGGATTACGAGGCCGCACTGCGGCTCTTACCGACCGGTGCCGAGGAACGCCCGTGA
- a CDS encoding HDOD domain-containing protein, which produces MSYRKVPGAPPPDPTRERFMFFKAFTRLFGRETPNVLAQPALIRDLGKIESFPTLSDTTVRALALANDQNATLANLAELVRRDGMLAVAVLKLANSAAFRGKRGTENVQQATVRLGMRRCQQIIAAVGVGGVFKYSTPQVGVMCEGLLRHALFTATLASRLNNAGGLGFRGEEFTAGLLHDIGRVIVCVRAPEAFMHADPMTFEEDSGILGRERDILQLDHCELGVRFATANKLSPGVTSAILNHHFPKAERDHPVLVALTAAADGLANHVQRERKLANYQMEKCPGFLRLHECAGLETIRLIRKSLSKTVIESLRETRAMLQITSQKQPTRASKL; this is translated from the coding sequence ATGTCCTATAGGAAGGTACCCGGCGCCCCGCCACCCGATCCGACCCGTGAGCGCTTCATGTTTTTCAAAGCCTTTACCCGGCTCTTCGGTCGTGAGACGCCGAACGTGTTGGCTCAGCCAGCGCTGATCCGCGATCTCGGCAAGATCGAGTCGTTCCCGACGCTCTCCGACACGACCGTGCGCGCCCTCGCGCTCGCGAACGACCAGAACGCGACGCTCGCGAACCTGGCCGAACTGGTCCGGCGCGACGGCATGCTCGCCGTGGCGGTGCTCAAGCTCGCGAACTCGGCCGCGTTCCGCGGGAAACGCGGGACCGAAAACGTCCAACAAGCGACCGTGCGCCTGGGTATGCGGCGGTGCCAGCAGATTATCGCGGCCGTCGGGGTGGGCGGAGTTTTCAAATACAGTACGCCCCAAGTCGGTGTCATGTGCGAGGGCTTGCTCCGACACGCACTGTTCACGGCGACGCTGGCGTCGCGGTTGAACAACGCGGGGGGGCTGGGGTTCCGCGGGGAAGAGTTCACCGCCGGGTTGCTCCATGATATCGGCCGGGTGATCGTGTGTGTTCGGGCGCCCGAAGCCTTTATGCATGCCGATCCCATGACGTTCGAGGAAGACAGCGGCATCTTGGGGCGCGAGCGCGACATCCTGCAACTCGATCACTGCGAGCTCGGGGTCCGGTTCGCCACCGCGAACAAGCTTTCGCCGGGCGTTACGAGCGCGATTCTGAACCACCACTTCCCCAAAGCCGAGCGGGATCACCCGGTCCTGGTTGCTCTGACGGCCGCGGCCGATGGGCTCGCGAACCACGTTCAGCGCGAACGGAAGTTGGCCAACTACCAGATGGAAAAGTGCCCCGGCTTCTTGCGCCTCCACGAGTGCGCGGGCCTGGAAACGATCCGGTTGATCCGGAAATCGCTCTCTAAGACGGTTATTGAATCGCTGCGGGAGACGCGCGCGATGCTTCAGATTACCTCCCAGAAACAACCGACCCGGGCATCAAAACTGTAG
- a CDS encoding FAD-dependent oxidoreductase, whose protein sequence is MARKFRVGIVGFGIAGATTAYLLARDGHAVALFERAPVADPIGAGVLLQCSGQAVLRHLGVLDSVLAHSAPIEELHARHAIGGRDLIRTRYGDYAPGARAYGVHRGVLFCAVRDLVRTQPVDVRLSHEIVAREWTPFGAVQLVDAHGQRHGPFDCVICGDGSRSRLRQVFGFRASVLKYDHGTLWVTAPGTGEPGKLLQIVRGTQQLLGLLPLGDGLVSLYWGLPNNTVAAVKARGLDALKDDMRAFCPEAEPALDFLHDFDQLIHTTYRHVHLRRTHDGRVIFIGDAAHAMSPHLGQGINLALVDAWRLAACLRTADSPAAAFAAFVRSQRDYLRYYSTVTWLLSPFFQSDWRVLGWGRDLALPLMPWIPPVKRQMLLTVCGLKSGFLKGRLTV, encoded by the coding sequence GTGGCCCGAAAATTCCGCGTTGGGATCGTCGGCTTCGGGATCGCGGGGGCAACTACCGCGTACCTGCTCGCACGCGACGGCCACGCAGTCGCACTTTTTGAACGCGCGCCCGTGGCCGACCCGATCGGCGCGGGCGTGCTGCTTCAGTGCTCCGGCCAAGCAGTTCTCCGACACCTCGGCGTTCTCGATTCGGTGCTCGCACATAGCGCGCCCATCGAAGAGCTTCACGCGCGGCACGCGATCGGTGGTCGCGACCTCATTCGCACGCGCTACGGCGATTACGCGCCCGGTGCCCGCGCTTACGGCGTGCATCGCGGCGTGTTGTTCTGCGCCGTTCGCGACCTCGTTCGCACTCAACCGGTCGACGTGCGCCTTAGTCACGAGATCGTGGCCCGCGAGTGGACGCCCTTTGGTGCGGTCCAGCTCGTCGACGCGCACGGCCAGCGCCACGGTCCGTTCGACTGCGTCATTTGCGGCGACGGTTCGCGTTCGCGGTTGCGCCAGGTGTTCGGCTTCCGGGCCTCCGTGCTGAAGTACGACCACGGCACACTTTGGGTTACGGCACCGGGCACGGGTGAACCCGGGAAGCTGCTCCAGATCGTTCGCGGAACACAGCAATTACTCGGGTTGCTTCCACTCGGTGACGGGCTTGTGAGCCTGTACTGGGGGCTACCGAACAACACGGTCGCGGCGGTGAAAGCACGCGGCCTGGACGCGCTGAAGGACGACATGCGAGCGTTCTGCCCCGAAGCGGAACCGGCTCTCGACTTCCTTCACGACTTCGACCAGCTCATCCATACGACGTACCGGCACGTTCATCTCCGGCGCACGCACGACGGGCGCGTGATCTTCATCGGCGACGCGGCGCACGCGATGAGCCCGCACTTGGGGCAGGGAATCAACCTCGCGCTGGTGGATGCGTGGCGCTTGGCCGCGTGCTTGCGGACCGCGGATTCGCCGGCCGCTGCGTTTGCGGCTTTCGTCAGATCGCAGCGTGACTATTTACGGTACTACTCCACCGTTACGTGGCTCCTGTCACCATTCTTCCAGTCCGACTGGCGCGTACTGGGGTGGGGCCGCGACCTCGCGCTCCCGTTGATGCCGTGGATACCACCAGTGAAGAGGCAGATGCTCTTGACCGTTTGCGGACTGAAAAGTGGCTTTCTGAAGGGCCGGCTTACGGTGTAG